TCCAGGTGTTGTTGGCCTTTTCGATGTTCTCGCTTTCGGCGAGCGAGATGTGCTTCTCGGCGATGGCGTGCTCGAGCGCGATGACGCGAGTTGCGCGCATCTCGGGCTGATCGAAGCCGGCGAGCTTGAACATGGCGGCGATGTGCGCCTGGTACTTTGCGCGAATGTCCTTCATGCGCTCGCTGTCGGTGAGATAGTAAGCGCGGTCGGGGAGGGCGATCCCGCCTTGAAGAAGGTAGGCGGTGTAGTGGTCGGAGTCATTGAAGCTCGGCGCGACCCAGAGGCCGAAAGGGTTCATGGTGTGGAAGTTGGTGTTGTTAAGGGCGTCGACGTCGGCGCGGAGGGTGAGGCCGAGTGCGCGGGCGAGCTCGTGCTGGTTGTGGATGGAGTCGATCTCAGCGAGATGCTGCTTGAGCTGTTTGAGGCCGTTCTTTTCAATGGCCGCCTCGTCCATGTAGGAGTGATAGAGGTCTGCGATGCGGCGTGCGTCGGTGCCGGGAGAGGGATTGGACTGGTCGGCCTGCTCGATGATGGCGGCGGTGCGCTTCTCGCTGCGGTCAGCAAGAATATTGAAGACGCCGAGACTCGCGCGGTCGGCGGGGAGATCAGTGTTCTTGATCCAGGAGCCGTTGGCGTAGTGATAGAAATCGTCGCCGGGCCGGACGCTGGTGTCGATGCTGGAGATGGCGATGCCGTGCTGGGCGGGGGCTGTCTGGGCCTGAGTTGCGACGAAGGGGAGAGCCAGAAAGAGGGTGAGGAGGGAGGTGGCGATTCGATTCATCAGCGAGGAGGCTCCGTTTACTAATTTACGTGTAGCGAGTTGCGACGTGATGTGCGCAGATGAGGGTACATGATGGAAGGGGAGGATTTGAATTGCAGGGCGGAAAAGAGCGGATTGTGTGACGAGATGTTGAGCTCCCCGGGGTGTCGTTTCTTAGAGTTAGCGTATGAAGGCGGCGCGGCGATTGTGCGTTATTCGGGTAGGTGGATTGGATTTCGCACAGGTGATACGCTTCGGGCGTAGGCCCCCTGAAGATTTCACGAAGGAGTAGATTGGCCATGGCGATGATTACGACGGTGCAGCAGCATATTCTGCAGCAGCAGCAGGAGACGCTGAAGTCTACGGGACGTGAGGCGACGGGGACCTTCAGCTGGTTGCTGAGCGGTATTACGCTGGCGACGAAGATGGTGGAGGCGAAGATTCGCTCCGCCGGTTTGGACGATGTGCTGGGCGCGGCGGGCGCGGAGAATGTGCAGGGCGAACAGCAGCAGAAGCTGGATGTGTATGCGAATCAGGCCCTGCTGCACTGTCTGGGGTTGCGCGACAGCGTGGCTGCGCTGGTGAGCGAAGAGGACGAAAAGCCGGTGACGTTCAATCGCGATCCGGAGGCAGGGAAGTACATCATCGTCTTCGATCCGCTGGATGGCTCGAGCAACATCGATGTGAATGTGAATGTCGGCACGATCTTCAGCATTCTGCGACGGCTTCCGCCGGAGCATGGGACGCTGGAGGAGTCGATTTTGCAGCAGGGCTTCCGGCAGGTGGCTGCGGGGTATGTGGTGTATGGGCCTTCGACGGTGCTGGTGTACACGACAGGCAATGGCGTGTTCGCGTTTACGCTCGATCCGAAGATTGGCGCCTTTGTCCTGAGCAGCGAGCGCATGCGGATGCCGGAGCAGGGAAGCTACTATTCGGTGAATGAGGCGAATGCAGCCGGGTGGCCCGAGGAGTTTCGGACGTACATCACGAAGCTGCGAGAGGGTGAGCTGGGCAAGGAGTACAGCTCGCGCTATATCGGCAGCCTGGTTGCGGACTTTCATCGCACGCTGTTGAAGGGTGGTGTGTTTCTGTATCCGCCGACGACGAAGCAGCCCAAAGGCAAGCTGCGTCTGCTGTATGAGGCGAATCCGCTGGCGTTTATCGCGGAGCAGGCCGGCGGCGTTGCGACCAACGGCGTGAGCAGAGTGCTGGATATCAAGCCAGAGGGAATCCATCAGCGTACGCCGTTCTGTGTGGGAAGCCCGCGAGAGATGGAGTTACTGGCGGCGACGGTTGGGGGCAGGTGAGCGCGAGGATGGAGAAGGAGTTTACCGCAGTAGTGACGGACATCCATGAGCAGTCGCGCGTCGGCGGCAAGCAGCTGTGGCAGGTGACGCTGGACCGGAGCAGGTTTGCGGAAGGCGATGCGGGGACGCTTGAGGCTGTGGCGCGGAGCGGTGCGCGGCTCGTGGTTCCGGTGGTCGGAGTCGAAGTGGATGCGACGGGTGAGGTGCATCATCTGATCGAGAAGCCTTTAATGGCAGGGACAGAGGTGAGAGGCCGCGTCCGGTGAGTTCGGTCCCAACCTACTGATAGGTGAAACTATGCAGAAGCGCAAATTGGGAAACAGCAATCTGGAAGTCTCGGCCATCGGCCTCGGCTGCATGGGAATGAGCGGGTCCTACGGCCTGCCGAAAGACAAGCAGGAGATGACCTTTCTTCTCCGTGCCGCCGTGGAGCGAGGCATCACATTCTTCGATACCGCCGAGGTCTACGGCCCGTTCCTGAACGAAGAGCTTGTGGGTGAAGCCCTCGCTCCGTTCCGCGGGCAGGTGGTCATCGCAACCAAGTTCGGGTGGGAAGCCAACCCCAACGATGGCGGCAAGTGGACGGCCTTGAACAGCCGGCCCGAGCACATCAAGCAGGTCGCCGAAGCCTCACTCAAACGGCTCAAAACCGACGTAATCGATCTGTTCTACCAACATCGTGTCGATCTGAACGTGCCGATCGAAGACGTAGCGGGAGCGGTGAAGGAACTAATCCAGGAAGGCAAAGTAAAGCACTTCGGTCTTTCTGAAGCAGGAGCGCAGACCATCCGCCGCGCACATGCAGTTCAGCCGGTGACTGCACTTCAGAGCGAGTACTCGCTCTGGTGGAGGCAGCCTGAAGAGACGGTGCTGCCAACGCTCGAAGAACTCGGGATCGGATTCGTTCCATTCAGCCCTCTTGGTAAAGGCTTCCTCACGGGCAAGATCAACGCAGATACGAAGTTCGATAGTACGGACTTCCGCAACACCGTCCCCCGCCTTAACCCAGAGAATCGTAAAGCGAACCAGCCGTTGGTTGATCTGCTCAGTACATTCGCGGAACAAAAGAAGGCGACACCTGCTCAGATCGCGCTCGCCTGGCTGCTTGCAAAGAAGCCGCGGATCGTTCCGATCCCGGGCACAACGAAGCTGCATCGCCTGGAAGAAAACCTCGGAGCGGTGAATGTCGAGCTTACAGCGGAAGATCTCCGCGCCATCGAAAGTGCCTCCTCAAACATCAAGTTCGAAGGGGCTCGGTATTCGGAATTTCATGAACAGCTGACAGGCAGGTAAGCGGCAGCCGACGGGAGGAATCAAGCGTGAAAGCACTTGCGTTTTGGACGCTGGCATTTGTTGTCGCGCTCACCGGACTTTCGGTCGCACAGTCCGCAGAAAAGCAAGACGCAGGCCCTGGTTCTGCACGGGAGAAATTGATCGGAGCGTGGCGTCTGGTCTCGATGGAAGAACCAGGGCCGGACGGCAAAGTGACTCGCATCACCGATCGCAAAGGCATACTGATATACACGCGTGATGGCCACATGTCCGTACAGGTTATGCTCCCTAAGTCGGAGTCTGGCGTGTCCAATGACTACGTCCAGAACGGGTATGAGGCTTCCTTCGGTGGTTACGACGTGAACGAAGTGGCACATACGGTCACGCATCACGTCCAGGGATCGGTTACGCGGGGACTTGTGGGTAAAGACCTTCCGCGCGTGTACCAGTTTTCTGACGTGTACCTGATACTGAAATCGGCTCGGCCAGACGAACACTGGTCGGTTACATGGGAACATTACTGACAGATCCGCAAATGCCGTTCGTTGGTTTGAGTCGCCGAGGAGGAGAGAACAAGCAATGGAGATCAAGAGAAGTGGCTCGCAGCCTTCGGGCAAAGGACCAGCAGATTGGTTCACTGGCACTGTCCGCATCGACCCGCTGTTTGACGCGCCCGATCCTGCGCGCGTTGTTGGCGCCAACGTCACCTTCGAACCCGGTGCGCGTACCGCATGGCATACCCATCCTCTCGGTCAAACCCTGATTGTCACGTCCGGCTGCGGCCGGGCGCAGCGCTCGGGTGGTCCAATTGAGGAGATCCGGCCGGGGGATATGATCTGGTTTGCTCCGGGAGAGAAGCATTGGCACGGGGCGGCGCCAACGACGGCGATGACACATCTCGCCATTCAGGAAAAGCTGAATGGCAAAACCGTCGATTGGATGGAGCAGGTGAGCGATGTGCAATATGGAGCATAAATACTCTTCGCGGGTTGTGTTTGCATTGTGTGTGGCATACACGAATGTGTGTATGTGACTCAAGTGTTGTAATCCATGAGCGTCCTCCGAGGGGTGCACTTTTAACGGCTGCTAACCCCTACCCAGGCGAGTTTGAGCGGAGGGCGTCTTGCTGGTACACTCAGAGATGTTGTTTGACGCTGGATTTGCGTCAGGTGGGGGGCTGTAGCTCAGTTGGGAGAGCGCCTCGTTCGCAACGAGGAGGTCAGCGGTTCGATCCCGCTCAGCTCCACCAAGTAAATCAACGACTTGGAAGTGGAATTTTGGGTTCAATGAGAGAGAAATAAGCAGCATGGGTCCAATTTGGGTCCATTTACGCTGCGCTCTCTTTCTTAACCAATACGAGAGATGCGATCTTCTCTCCTGCCTCTCGTTTTTCATCGCCCACTGTTTGTGCGTATGTCGCAAGCGTCATCTCCGCTGTGGAGTGCCGCATTAGTTCCATACTCACTCGTAGGCTCACTCCACTGGACAGGAGCAGGGAAGCATAGCTCCTTCGAAGAGTGTGCCAGCTTAGCTTCGGCTTGCTGATGCGTGCGGCCTCTATTGCAGGGAAGACATTCCTGCGCCAGAGGGTTCCAGGCCAGAGTGGTTGTCCACCGAAGTGAAAATCAGAGGCAAACACCCATTGCTCAGGCTTGTTGTATTTCGACTTCAGCTTCCAAGCCTTCAGTGCATCGATGACCTGTGGAGGCAAGGGAAGGGGACGACGAGAGGAGTCTGTTTTCGGTGGGCCCTCCACGCCATCAACGTAAGACCGACGAACATGCAGAAGTGCACGATCGAGGTCCACATCTCCCCACTTGAGTCCGAAGATTTCTCCTCGTCTCATTCCCATCACGGCTGCAATGAGGACCGCCGTTCGTACAGGCTCAACTCCCTCTAGCTGCTTAAGGATTGCAGCAATCTCGACAGGTTCGAGAATGGACGGGTCAGTTGCCCGTTTCCTAACCTGCCGGACATTAGCGATGGGGTTTGTTGGATGCAGCTCATGACGCATGGCGTGTCTAAAGGCTGCTCCGAAAACTTCTCTAACCTTGGCCTTTGAACCGTTGGCCAGAGATAAAGTCTTCAGCCAATCCTCGACTGCCACAGCCTTCACCTGTCTGAGCGGCAAGTTCCCCCACTTCGGCAGGATGTAGTTGGCGAAGGTGTAAAGATAGGCCTTGCGCGGCTTGGTAGCCTTGCCGGAGTCTTCGCCCAGTTCATGCTGCTTGAGTGCTCTACAAGTTCATTGACTGTTAGTTTGGTTGGCTCTGGAGCTGCCAGGGACTGTTCCATACAGACCGTTGCCTTCTTCTGGGCCTGCGTCTTGGTGAGTTCCTTCACGCTGCCCAGAATTCGCTTCCGGCGTACCCCTGCTGCTCGCCAACGATAGACCCATACGTGGGGTCCATTAGCTCTGTGCTCGATTGTCAAAGAGCCTTGCTGATAGCGTTCACGCTTAAGATTCATGCGACCGTCCTTTCGGGTTGGGCAGCATGACCGACACCATCAGTGTAACTCCCAGACTCCAGCCACATTACGAGTTGGGAAAGCGAAAAGACGATCTTTAGGGAACTCAGGCGACGATGAGGTACCTTTCCCTCGCGTGCCCACTTCAGCAATGTCACAGGATGTATGCGTACGATTCCGGCAGCCTCGCGAGCCGTCAACCATTGACTTTTCATAGCCACCTCGTTTGGGCGACGGGCTTCATCCAACGAAAGAACAGTCACGATACCATCGCTTGCCGCCAGAGTGAGGCCTCTCAAGAGCAAAGTCCAATACTTCCTATCAATGTCGCTAAAGCTTGTATCTATGGCTAAAGCAAAATTGGCCCTGCTATGTCATGGGTGTGGCTACCTTTTGGTTCCTAATTGACTCTCACGCTCGTTCTGAAAGCATATACGTGCTGGAAATCTTGGCAACAAAGTGTACTTAATCGACGATCTGAAATGACAGCCAGCGGAGACATAAGGCCATGTCAGATTCACTCGAATTGCGACTTTTGAAGTACATTGTTGCCGTCGCTGAAACGAACAATTTCACACGCGTTGCCGAACGACTCTTCCTTGCACAACCCTCTCTCAGCAAACAGATACGAGATCTCGAATCCGCGATAGGTTTTCCAATCTTCGCTCGCGATAGAAACGGTGTGAGAATCACGCCTGCCGGGGAGATGGTATTGGCTTATGCCAAAGAAGCGCTCAAAGCGCGCCAAGAGTTAGTAGCGATGGCGCACGCAGTTCACTACGGTCAGGTGTCTCCACTGCGAGTGGGTTTTTCGTCCTTTGTGAGATCCCAACCTTCTTCAATCGTTTGGTGACAACTACCAAAAAATGTTTCCAAAAAGCCGTCTCCGATTAGCGAGCGGGAAGCGGGTTCAACTTCTTGAACGACTCGCTCAATATTCGCTGGATTGCGCCCTTCTCCCTATGCCCATTGGCGAAGAGCCTTTCCATGTTCAGCAGATTTCGCAATCGCCTTTAGTTATCTGCATGCGAGCTGATGATCCACTTTCGTTCGCCAGCTGTCTTGATCTGGAAGAGATAGCCTCACGACTCACGATATTTCGAGATCCGGAACTCCAGCCGGCCGCCCACCGTCGTCTAGAGGAGATGTTCAATGAGTTAGGAGTTCCGATCAACCTCACGTGCTCCGCGAGCACTCCTGCCGATCTTCAATGGATGGTCAAGTCCGGTTACGGACTGGCCTTGATTGATCAAACTACGTCTCTGGAAGCGGGCCTAATAACTAAGCCTATCGCTGGAGTCAATTGGACAGCCGATACCGCATTTGTCATTCACAATCGGGCCGATCATATTGCGCTACCTTTTTTGGAGCGATCCCTGGCAAAACAGTGGACTGATCCTAAACGCAAAAGACGCTCAATTAGTGTTCAACCCGAACAGTTGAAGCTGCTGGCCTGATTCCCATAGAAGCAAGGTATCGCGATATAGAGAGGAAGTCTTGGACGCAATGCATAATCGACTTTAACTTCCAAAGCATCACGGCGAATCACTCAAGCCGTTCGGAGGTTGAAATGTCTTTAGCCAATCGTCCTTGCTGTTCGGATTCAGCCAAACGTCAAGCGCTCATAATTTGCCGTCCGACGAAAATCATCCGTATGAGCGCACCGGGATTGCTGTTTCTAACAAGTAGTCTCTTGGCGCACGCTCAAGGAACCATGGACTTCTCCGGAGCCACGACGTTGATGCAGACGTTCAAGACTTTTGCCATGTATGCAGGCGCTGTCATCTGCCTCGGTGGCTTGATCTTCGCTGGAATCCGGATGATGAGCGGCCGCCTCTCTGAGGCCGTTCCCGGTCTCTTCGGCGCGCTGTTCGGTGCTGGAGTTCTCGGCTGGGGAGCTGGCTGGATCGGCTCTCTGACCGGACAGTCGATGTAGGAGGTGCATCGACTATGACTCGGCGAGGAGAACCGCAGGCAATCAATCAAGCGCTGAATCGTCCCCGAGCAAAGCTCGGATTGGACCTCACAGCATGGATGGCGATCGTATTCCTGCATTGCGGTTTTCCTCGTTGGGCTTCGTCTCGTGGCGATGATGGCATTTCCGACGCTTGCGGTTGGCGCATGGCTGACCATCCGGAAACACCCGAAGATGTTTCAACTCTGGGGCCTGAGCCTGGGCCAGAAGAGCTACTATGACCCGCGCAAACACTGAGCACGCAAAAATACGTTCCGTGGTTCGCCAAGGCTGGCGCAGCGTGCAGCATTGTCCCGATTGCACGCTTCATCAACGACCACATCTTTGCGCTGAAAGGCGGCGGATACGGATGCCTGTTCACTCTCTCCGGAGTCGTGCTCGACATCCCGATGATCTAGCCGCCGATAACCTTCCCGGTCTGCCGGTACCTGCCACTGGATCACTCCTCTGAAACGCGCCAGGCTCCCAGAATTCCGCGGTCGTCGGCAGAAACCGGAAAGCTGGCGCAGAGCCGACTTTCGGTTAGTAATCGGCCTTCGATAAGTACATCGGAGATATATAGCACGACTACCTTGGAAGTCCGTGC
This genomic interval from Edaphobacter bradus contains the following:
- a CDS encoding lipocalin-like domain-containing protein; translation: MKALAFWTLAFVVALTGLSVAQSAEKQDAGPGSAREKLIGAWRLVSMEEPGPDGKVTRITDRKGILIYTRDGHMSVQVMLPKSESGVSNDYVQNGYEASFGGYDVNEVAHTVTHHVQGSVTRGLVGKDLPRVYQFSDVYLILKSARPDEHWSVTWEHY
- a CDS encoding (R)-mandelonitrile lyase gives rise to the protein MEIKRSGSQPSGKGPADWFTGTVRIDPLFDAPDPARVVGANVTFEPGARTAWHTHPLGQTLIVTSGCGRAQRSGGPIEEIRPGDMIWFAPGEKHWHGAAPTTAMTHLAIQEKLNGKTVDWMEQVSDVQYGA
- a CDS encoding LysR family transcriptional regulator substrate-binding protein; this translates as MFPKSRLRLASGKRVQLLERLAQYSLDCALLPMPIGEEPFHVQQISQSPLVICMRADDPLSFASCLDLEEIASRLTIFRDPELQPAAHRRLEEMFNELGVPINLTCSASTPADLQWMVKSGYGLALIDQTTSLEAGLITKPIAGVNWTADTAFVIHNRADHIALPFLERSLAKQWTDPKRKRRSISVQPEQLKLLA
- a CDS encoding LysR family transcriptional regulator, producing MSDSLELRLLKYIVAVAETNNFTRVAERLFLAQPSLSKQIRDLESAIGFPIFARDRNGVRITPAGEMVLAYAKEALKARQELVAMAHAVHYGQVSPLRVGFSSFVRSQPSSIVW
- a CDS encoding helix-turn-helix domain-containing protein; amino-acid sequence: MKSQWLTAREAAGIVRIHPVTLLKWAREGKVPHRRLSSLKIVFSLSQLVMWLESGSYTDGVGHAAQPERTVA
- a CDS encoding tyrosine-type recombinase/integrase, which gives rise to MAVEDWLKTLSLANGSKAKVREVFGAAFRHAMRHELHPTNPIANVRQVRKRATDPSILEPVEIAAILKQLEGVEPVRTAVLIAAVMGMRRGEIFGLKWGDVDLDRALLHVRRSYVDGVEGPPKTDSSRRPLPLPPQVIDALKAWKLKSKYNKPEQWVFASDFHFGGQPLWPGTLWRRNVFPAIEAARISKPKLSWHTLRRSYASLLLSSGVSLRVSMELMRHSTAEMTLATYAQTVGDEKREAGEKIASLVLVKKESAA
- a CDS encoding alanyl-tRNA editing protein; the encoded protein is MEKEFTAVVTDIHEQSRVGGKQLWQVTLDRSRFAEGDAGTLEAVARSGARLVVPVVGVEVDATGEVHHLIEKPLMAGTEVRGRVR
- the fbp gene encoding class 1 fructose-bisphosphatase, which encodes MAMITTVQQHILQQQQETLKSTGREATGTFSWLLSGITLATKMVEAKIRSAGLDDVLGAAGAENVQGEQQQKLDVYANQALLHCLGLRDSVAALVSEEDEKPVTFNRDPEAGKYIIVFDPLDGSSNIDVNVNVGTIFSILRRLPPEHGTLEESILQQGFRQVAAGYVVYGPSTVLVYTTGNGVFAFTLDPKIGAFVLSSERMRMPEQGSYYSVNEANAAGWPEEFRTYITKLREGELGKEYSSRYIGSLVADFHRTLLKGGVFLYPPTTKQPKGKLRLLYEANPLAFIAEQAGGVATNGVSRVLDIKPEGIHQRTPFCVGSPREMELLAATVGGR
- a CDS encoding aldo/keto reductase is translated as MQKRKLGNSNLEVSAIGLGCMGMSGSYGLPKDKQEMTFLLRAAVERGITFFDTAEVYGPFLNEELVGEALAPFRGQVVIATKFGWEANPNDGGKWTALNSRPEHIKQVAEASLKRLKTDVIDLFYQHRVDLNVPIEDVAGAVKELIQEGKVKHFGLSEAGAQTIRRAHAVQPVTALQSEYSLWWRQPEETVLPTLEELGIGFVPFSPLGKGFLTGKINADTKFDSTDFRNTVPRLNPENRKANQPLVDLLSTFAEQKKATPAQIALAWLLAKKPRIVPIPGTTKLHRLEENLGAVNVELTAEDLRAIESASSNIKFEGARYSEFHEQLTGR